taaaaaggacaaatacagatgtgtccttccttggCTGCACAAGTCCTTATGTGTGCGTCACAAGATGACCAGCTTTTCAAAACATCATTTCAAGATAATGTGTCACAAGATGTATATCCTATATGTGCAGCAAGTCAGTGGTTAGTTTGTAAGTTGGAGTCTGTTCAGAGTTTTGCTAGCATGTCACAATGTACCAATTTGGTTTCATGAGAActtcttaaccacttgccatccgggccatttgcccccttcatgACCAGGCCAaaatttgcaaaactgacatatctcactttgtgtggtaataactttggaacgcctttatttatccaagtcattcagagattgttttctcgtgacacattgtacttcatgatagtcataaatttgagtcaaaatatttcacctttatttatgaaaaaatcccaaatttacccaaaaatttgaaaaattcgcaattttctaaatttcaatttctctgcttttaaaacagaaagtgatacctcataaaatatttattacttaacattccccatatgtctactttatgttggcatcattttggaaatgtcattttatttttttaggacgttagaaggcttagaactttagaagcaattcttcaaatttataagaaaattgccaaaacccactttataaggaccagttcaggtctgaagtcactttgtggggcctacatagtggatacccccataaatgaccccattgtagaaactacacccctcaaggtattcaaaaccgattttacaaactttgttaaccctttaggcgttccacaagaattaaaggaaaatggagatcaaatttttaaatttcacttttttggcagattttccattttaatcaatttttttctttaacacatcgatggttaacagccaaacaaaactcaatatttattacccagattctgcggtttacagaaacaccccacatgtggtcataaactgctgtatgggcacacggcagggcgcagaagaaaaggaactccacatggtttttagatgccatgtcccatttgaagccccctgatgcacccttacagtagaaactcccaagaagtgaccccattttggaaactaggggataaggtgccagttttattagtactatttttgggtacatactttttgatcattcattataacactttatggggcaaggtgaccaaaaaattggttgttttagcacagtttctatttatttatttttacagcgttcacctgaggggttcagtcaagtgacatttttatagagcagattgttacggacgtggcgatacctaatatatatatactttttctcatttattaaagttttacacaataatagcatttttgaaacaaaaaaattatgttttaatgtgtccatgttctgagagctatagtttttttattttttgagagattttcttatgtaggggctcattttttgcgggatgaggtgacggttttattggtactattttgtgggacatacgcatttttgatcacttggtgttgcaccttttgtgatgcaaggtgacaaaaattgcttgttttgacagtttttttttttttttttttacggtgttcacccgaggggttaggtcatgtgatatttttatagagctggtttttacggacgcggcaatacctaatatgtatacttttttttattttttctatttttaattttttttttttattccttacttgggaactttttttttttttacatgtgaaactttattttattttttcaaccctttatttttttttacacttttcgtcccccataaggtcatacaagacctctgggggacatttacttcactttttctttttttttttcacagttgatttctcctgtaactggggctgacatagtaaccccagttacaggacaaatgcacccctagagaggctgtacagcagcaatcctgcgctgtacagcctcacagcagggctgatcgaggtctctgagagacctcacacagctcctgcacactccggtcacggcggtcacatgaccgccgtgccggaacaggaagcgcacagctgtgtctgcagcgatcgtgaaggcagggacacctgggaactgtccctgccttgccttagggttgccctgctgtcactgacagcgggcaacccgatcagcagctgcacgattagcgtgcagctgctatttctgacaggacgttctaaaacgtgctgtcaaaaatagacgtccacccataggacgtttatagtctatgggcggacgtgaagcggttaaccaAAGTTCTTAACCAAATTCAAGCTTAAGTGCTCTCGAGGGATGAATCAGTAAAGAGCTCTCACACTAAAGCTTATATTACACATGCAGATTATGCAGGCGACtatcgggagggaagcgttccttcccggcaatcgcctgctctctAGCTAATACATGCAGCGATCTACTCCTCAGTATGTGGACAAGTAAATCGCTATGCCATCGTTTGTCCCCACGCTGAATCATTGTGTGCCGGCAGCAGAGCGCTAatcacacagcacgatctgccgctggcaaacgAGGATTTGTAAGGCTGCTGAAAGATTTCATTTACTGGGGAACAAGGGTTTGCTCACTCATTGGGTAATCGGcgacagtattacactgccagagcaTTGTTAATGAGCGTTCATACAAATTCTTGTTAGAGATGATCTTAGCAATTATCTGCAGGAGTAAtataaggggttatcccatctcatTGATCCTATTTTAATTTGTTATAGAAGTGCCTGTGAgcatttttgtaattatgttcctTTAGCAAATCCCTACCGATCTTGGAAAAAATCTTTCAATCCTACCCCACTGTTGTCTTCTGGTATCCACTAGATACGACCACCGCTTGTGGACGGCGCCTGCGTAAAACACATTTTCTTCCCCCCACcgtgcatgcgccatggtgacttcttcctggccagtatagtatagaGCCGCGAACACGCACGCCGCCCCGCacaatggtgacttcttcctggccgagTACAGAGACGCACATGCTCTGTATGCAGTGCAGTTCTGTACTATACTCGGCCAGGAAGAACTCACCATTGcgtatgcgcggcggcgtgcgcattcgtggctctgtactatactggccaggaagaagtcaccatggcacatgcgtGGCGGCGTGCACGTTCAAGACAGCgatgcgcggcccggccgggacaaGCCTTCAATCAAGATCACTAATGCCTCGTTTCCACTGAGCGGATCGGTTCGGTACGGTTCGGTACGGTACGCTATTTTGGGTGTTTCCATTATGAAAGCGTGCCATAAAACCGAACCGTACCGCGCCATTCAGGGTCCTGCTTCTCATGTGGGTCCATAGAAAATGGAACGGTACGGTTAGGGCGGAGCTACTGGCGTCACACAGTACTTTCCACTGATTGGTGGTCAGAAAACATCAATGCTGACGTCAAAGCAAAGCGCCAAACAATCACCACGTCGCCTTATTAGTCCATATAAAGGAGAAGGATGCCAGCAAACAACAGCAGGGTCTGGTTATCTGAGGAACTATCTACGTTCTTATCAATCATCGGCGATGGCGTTATTCAGAGTGAGCTTGATGGATCAGTGAGAAATGAAAAGGTCTATAAAGATATTTCGCAGCGGATGGCAGCCGAGGGATTTGAACGGACGTCGGGCCAGTGTAGGGCAAAGCTTAAAAAGCTTAaagcacaatataaaaaaattaaggacGCCAACAGCCGTAGTGGAAACTGTCCAACTGCTTGGAGGTGGTACGACGCCATGGACGCCATTTACGGTCATCGGCCAGCAAACCAAGGCAGGGAGGGAGGTCTGGACTCTGCAACTGTAATTCTCGAATCCATGGTAGACCCCtttggtaagttttttttttttaaaacttcgcttAGAATATCGCTCTGCTTACCATTTAAAATATAATATCTAACCATATGTTTATTTTCAGAAACAGTTGATGTACTCTCCACTGATGCATCAAACTTATCAGAAGATGGACCTTCAATGTCtttcagcagcaacagcagcagtatTTCCTCAAGCCAACCACAGAGTAGCCAACCACAGAGTAGCCAACTACAGAGTACTCCCAATGCACCAAGGCACAATGGTAAGACATGAtgataaaaaagaaatttttaacTGTGCATTTTCTTAAACTAAAACAGCAGTGGGGCAGATGTGCAGGAGGTACAGTGTTGGAATAGATAAGAAGGGGGAGATCAGCTGTGGGGGAGATGTGCAGGAGGTatagtggtggaagagatgagaagggggggattagcaggagGTACAGTTGTGGAAGAGAtaagaagggggggattagcaggaggtacagtggtggaagagatgagaagggggggattagcaggaggtatagtggtggaagagatgagaagggggggattagcagcaggtacagtggtggaagagatgagaagggggttcagcagtgggcagatgagcagtgctgtgtattggtgtagcagATGAGCAGGGGGAACAGAGGTGTGGCAGTGAATCAGTGTGGGGCAGATGAGAAAGGAGCTTACAGTATTGGTTTGGCAGATGTTACCAAAAGCAATATTTAGGTCTTTTGTATATTACAGGTGAAAGGAGAAGGTTACAGTTGGATCTGCGCACAGTCATGGAGGATATGCGGGCAGCAGAAGAAAGGCAGCTGGAAAGAATGGATAACCTTTCTGAGAGGCGGTTTCAAGCAGTACGTCAGGATGCACAGGAAGCTATGCGCCAGGAGGCAGAAATTGCCCGGCAGCAGATGGAGCAGTTGGCTACCTTCAACCAGGCCTTCCTCGGTGTCCTTGGTCAGCTTGTTCAAGTGATTGGAGCCAATCGTCAACCCAGGTCACCACCCAGACATTAGTGCCTTTCATGCAGCACAGGACCTGTACCCAGGTTTacgtttaaaaatatataattagagTGGGTTTTAaaggttagattttttttttttttttaataggctcCTTTGAGCCATCAGCGATCACACAAGATTGGACACATTTGCTCCTTGCTGCACATGGCTTTCTTTGTGCTGCTGCTTTGATTCCCTTCTGCCTCCTTTGCGTTATCACCCCCCTTGGACGGTGGAGCCTGGATTTCAACAAAGGGCACCCCCGATCGCTTAATTTCTTCTCATTTTTGCATTGTAGATGTAATTGCGAATATACTTGGCATTTTTGGTTTACCTTTtcctttaatttcctttttagatgttttttttcttgGTCTGAATTTCTCACTTCCTGTTCCTTCTCAGTAAACCAGACAACATCATCTGAGCTGTGTTTAGTCAGTCAGCACAGCTTATTGAACAGCTTACTGAGGAGGAACAGGAAGTTAGAAATTCatacaaagaaaacaaaaaaaaaacatttattggaagtgaaattgaagaaaaaaacaacaatgcaatagCTTAGGGATATGCAATTAGTGGATATCCAACTGTTTCAGAACTACAATTCCCATGTGGCATAGCAAGACTCTGACAGTCACAAGCATGACACCCAGAGGCAAAAGCatgatgggacttgtagttctgcaAAACAGCTGGATTTCCGCTAATTGCATATCCCTGCACTAGCTTAATAAAAAACAAACCTTTACAAGCTCTTTATTGTAAACAATGTTTTTACATTATCAAAATTTTTCCTTTACAAAATATGTAggaagatgattttttttgtggaataaaAAACAAGAACGACTTCTCTGAGTATGTCtgattttatttagcatttagCAAAAAGTAATTAAAGATTTTAATTATTCACGGTAACAACGTTAACGTTAAGGTGCCTCATCAGAGCCTGACGTATTTCACTGCACTCTTCTTCCATATCCTGTGCTGCTATTACTGGTACTGGCTCTTCTGGAGATGTATTCCAATCCTGGTCAAAGTCTTCTCCATGACTTTCACAAAGATTGTGAAGAGCACAGCACGTTAGGACCATGGATTTGGTTAGTTGTATGTCACTGTCATTCCTCTTCATAAGACACCTCCATCTACCCTTAAGTCTTCCAAACGCATTTTCCACTACAACACGTGCCCTGGATGTTTTCTTGTTGTAGATTTGCTGCTCTGTTGTTAGGCGCCCATTGTCTGGAAATGGTTTCAGGAGCCAATTTTGTAAAGGATAGGCAGAGTCCCCAAGCACATAATAGCCAACATTCACCCCACAAATGTTCTTAGTGCTAACAGGGTACAGGCCTCCCTGGCCAACCCAATCCCAAAATGTTGACAATCGGAGAACCCGAGCATCATGCAAACTCCCAGGCTTTCCTACATTCACATTCCAGAATAGTCCCTTGCCATCCACTACTCCCTGGAGGATGATGGAATGCCAGCCTTTTCGGTTGAAGTAGTCAGTGTGGTATTCTTGTGGTGCTATTATTGGTATGTGTGAGCCATCAATAGCACCAACACACTGTGGAAGGCCCCACCTGTTCTCAAAGTACTCAGCCATGTCTTTGAGCTTTTCCCTGTTAGGAAAATGAACAATTTCAGGCGCTAGCAATGTGCACACAGACTTACAGAAGTCCTGCACACACCGGCACACTGATGATTTGCTGACACCAAAAAGATGACCTATACTCCTGTATTCACTGTTGGTAGCCAGCTTCCACAGTGCAATGGCAATTCTTTTCCTTACAGGCAAACAGGCTCTGAAGTTGGTGCTTTTCTTTTCCATCACTGGACGTAGCTTTGCACAAAGGAATGAGAAGGTTTCCTCTGACATCCTTAAATTCTGCACCCACTGTCTGTGGGTGAATCCTGGGACGGTCACATTCCACCACTCATTGGCACGAGGGAAAGCCCAAATCACTGGTCGGCGGCGCTGCTTTGCCAAAAGGAGAAGCATCTGTAAAAAATgcagtgtgtcagtgtgtataggtcagtgtgtgtgtcagtgtgtgtgtgtaggtcagtgtatgtgtgtgtataggtcagtgtgagtgtgtcagtgtgtataggtcagtgtgtgtataggtcagggtgtgtgggtcagtgaatgtgtgtgtgtgtgtttcaggtaaGTCAGTCAGTTGTGCTTACCCTATAGCGCTGCCGTCTTTGTCTTAGCAGCACAAATGTATACTTCTCCTCCCGGCTACACATCCAAGCTAAAAGTTTTCTTCTCTTTTCGGCTGTGTTTCTCATTGCCGCTCGCAACCTTCTCTCATACAGTGCGGTATGAATTTTGCCTATTACGAACCAAAAGGCTAGCAGAGAAAAGACGAGCTGCTGAATGACCTccattgttgttgttgttgtttggcTGACGCTGAGTGACGCTGCATCACGTTTCTCGTCGCACTAGTGTGACATCATGAGAGGCATTTTTTCTAAAACCTGTATGGCCCCGGCGGTCCGATTTGCAGTGGAAACGCTCACCAGAATAGACCGGACCATTCAAACCCGTTCCATTCTAAACGACCCGAACCGATCCGCTCAGTGGAAA
The sequence above is a segment of the Bufo bufo chromosome 4, aBufBuf1.1, whole genome shotgun sequence genome. Coding sequences within it:
- the LOC120999038 gene encoding uncharacterized protein LOC120999038, with the translated sequence MPANNSRVWLSEELSTFLSIIGDGVIQSELDGSVRNEKVYKDISQRMAAEGFERTSGQCRAKLKKLKAQYKKIKDANSRSGNCPTAWRWYDAMDAIYGHRPANQGREGGLDSATVILESMVDPFETVDVLSTDASNLSEDGPSMSFSSNSSSISSSQPQSSQPQSSQLQSTPNAPRHNGERRRLQLDLRTVMEDMRAAEERQLERMDNLSERRFQAVRQDAQEAMRQEAEIARQQMEQLATFNQAFLGVLGQLVQVIGANRQPRSPPRH
- the LOC120999039 gene encoding protein ANTAGONIST OF LIKE HETEROCHROMATIN PROTEIN 1-like — its product is MEVIQQLVFSLLAFWFVIGKIHTALYERRLRAAMRNTAEKRRKLLAWMCSREEKYTFVLLRQRRQRYRMLLLLAKQRRRPVIWAFPRANEWWNVTVPGFTHRQWVQNLRMSEETFSFLCAKLRPVMEKKSTNFRACLPVRKRIAIALWKLATNSEYRSIGHLFGVSKSSVCRCVQDFCKSVCTLLAPEIVHFPNREKLKDMAEYFENRWGLPQCVGAIDGSHIPIIAPQEYHTDYFNRKGWHSIILQGVVDGKGLFWNVNVGKPGSLHDARVLRLSTFWDWVGQGGLYPVSTKNICGVNVGYYVLGDSAYPLQNWLLKPFPDNGRLTTEQQIYNKKTSRARVVVENAFGRLKGRWRCLMKRNDSDIQLTKSMVLTCCALHNLCESHGEDFDQDWNTSPEEPVPVIAAQDMEEECSEIRQALMRHLNVNVVTVNN